Part of the Bradyrhizobium sp. AZCC 1721 genome, AGTTTGAACCCCCGCTTGTGATTCAGAACGCAACGAGACCTCAACGCTGAAAGGGCCAAGCATGAACAATGTGATTTCACAAACACCGGTCACCGTCCTCACCGGGTACTTGGGCGCTGGGAAGACGACTTTGCTGAACCGTATCCTGACCGAGACACACGGTAAGCGTTATGCGGTGATTGTGAACGAGTTTGGCGAGGTCGGAATTGACAATGATCTGATCGTCAATGCGGACGAAGAAATATTCGAAATGAACAACGGGTGCATCTGCTGCACGGTGAGAGGTGATCTCATCAGGATTCTCGAAGGGCTCATGAAGCGGCGCGGCAAATTTGACGGGATCATCGTGGAGACCACCGGGCTTGCTGATCCGGCGCCCGTGGCGCAAACCTTTCTTGTAGATGACGACGTTCGTCGCAACACGAAACTTGATGCCATCGTCACGGTCATCGACGCAAAGCACCTCCTCGGAGAGATCGACCAGGCGCACGAAGCGCAAGAGCAGATCGCATTCGCCGACGTTGTCTTGCTCAACAAGACCGATCTGGTCTCGGAGGCGGACC contains:
- a CDS encoding CobW family GTP-binding protein gives rise to the protein MNNVISQTPVTVLTGYLGAGKTTLLNRILTETHGKRYAVIVNEFGEVGIDNDLIVNADEEIFEMNNGCICCTVRGDLIRILEGLMKRRGKFDGIIVETTGLADPAPVAQTFLVDDDVRRNTKLDAIVTVIDAKHLLGEIDQAHEAQEQIAFADVVLLNKTDLVSEADLKLVEARIRSINPYAMIHRTERCALDLEKVLDRNAFDLNRVLEFEPGFLSEAHDHEHDSHVKSLSLTTQTPLIPEKFFPWMQETVRQFGTDILRVKGIIQFQDDPDRFVIQGVHMLLEGDHQRPWKPDEPRTSRLVFIGRDLPEDVLKAGFEQCRGSSH